The following are encoded together in the Citrobacter arsenatis genome:
- a CDS encoding aldose epimerase — MNNELNTEHYQALQRAFDTAWPGPIGQPIFLEKGHLRLQIFPRDGARITSLQAFGFEVLRQWEPQRKAFQYGCFPMVPWAGRLGDATLTVGEKQYVLPANKPPHALHGMACYSSWEIVEHQTDTLKLRMLLGAPWPWQGEVLQTLTLEDDALILRLEIHTMSETFPASAGWHPWFEKQLGQQNEEDELLVCFKADWQEEAGNNELPTGNKIPPQSGPWDDCFGFNDGLNVRLQWPGKLSMTMTSSAQSLVVFDKQPDATCVNPLTQAPNAINRTPQFVSAGLPLVIESRWQFTQEF; from the coding sequence ATGAACAATGAATTGAATACTGAGCATTATCAAGCATTACAACGTGCTTTTGATACCGCCTGGCCGGGACCGATCGGCCAACCCATTTTTCTGGAAAAAGGACATCTACGTCTGCAAATTTTTCCGCGCGATGGTGCCAGAATCACCTCGCTTCAGGCGTTTGGTTTTGAAGTGTTGCGTCAATGGGAGCCACAGCGTAAAGCATTTCAGTATGGCTGCTTTCCTATGGTTCCTTGGGCTGGCCGCCTTGGCGATGCAACATTGACCGTGGGGGAGAAACAGTACGTATTACCTGCTAACAAACCGCCTCATGCTCTACATGGTATGGCCTGTTATTCATCATGGGAAATTGTCGAACATCAAACGGATACCTTGAAACTGCGCATGCTACTGGGCGCTCCTTGGCCCTGGCAAGGAGAGGTCCTGCAGACGCTGACTCTTGAAGACGATGCGTTAATTCTGCGACTTGAAATTCACACCATGTCTGAAACTTTTCCGGCATCTGCTGGATGGCACCCCTGGTTTGAAAAACAACTGGGCCAGCAGAATGAAGAAGATGAATTACTGGTATGTTTTAAGGCCGACTGGCAGGAAGAAGCAGGGAATAATGAGTTACCAACAGGTAATAAAATCCCTCCACAATCAGGTCCGTGGGATGACTGCTTTGGTTTTAATGACGGTCTCAATGTCAGATTACAGTGGCCAGGTAAGCTGAGTATGACGATGACATCGAGTGCGCAAAGCCTGGTCGTTTTTGACAAACAGCCCGACGCAACATGTGTCAACCCGCTTACTCAGGCGCCAAATGCGATAAATAGGACACCCCAGTTTGTCAGTGCAGGTCTTCCGTTGGTGATTGAGTCGCGCTGGCAATTTACACAGGAATTCTGA